The window GGGATACAGGCGGCTCCCAACTGTTGCGTCACCAGGGGCTACAGAACTGAGTCGGGACGGGAGAAGGCAGGAATCTATGCAGAGGGTCATCCGACTGAGTCGGAACCGGACACTCTGGCAGGAAGTAGAAAGCGAAGAAAACTAAACGACCATGGGTGAATTTCAACACTACGTCgtgaatttcagataattttccaCTTGTTTATTAAGATGGAAAACTCGGATTCCAACGATGAAGGATATGGAGTTTCGGCCCAACGCATAAGTCAAACGGACCGATTGGTTCGGGAAAAAGATTTCTCCAGGTTCGTAAATAATCTGAGTGAAGAAGATTACAAATTTATGAGAGACAACAATCTTCTAAGCATTCCAGGTGAAAGTACAGAAGAAGAGTTGCTGAGAAGACTTCAGCTAATTAAAGAAAACGCACAAGACTCAGATGAAAATACAGGTATATTTTGCTTTTGGAGGGAATAGGATGGGATGAATAAGGAACTTCATAAGAGTAAATAGTAAATTATATAGAAGTGACATAACTTAATTTGGTAAGTAACTTCTCATAAAAAGAACTGGCATTTACTTGATTTTTGGTGAGAATGTCAAGGTatgcttgtttgttttcctgattcacatttgggttgttttaattGGGAAACAGTGCGAAGTAgcgtatttgtatttttcttggttttctacCTCAATTGAAAGTCCCTCCTacttcctgaattattttttctacatagacatgtataaaaagcaaacagaaatattCTCAACTGGGGACAATTTTGCTCTCTCCAACAcctggggacatttgacaatggctagacatatttttggttgtcacaggggAGGCATGGGTGTTActagcatctagtgggcagaggccagggatactgCCAAAtatcccacaatgcacaggacagctccccaaaacaaagaattgtCCAGCACCAAAAGGTCAATAGTgctaaggctgagaaaccctgctcgaACCTCAGGTCTGGTGTCCTCCCTCCCAGTGAGAAGTAGAGGATTTTACTGTCTAATGAAGAGGATACTATAATATTTTGGTTCTTGAATATGGTCTTATATGTACCATGCTAGGTTCAGTCTATTCATTTGATCTGACCTTCAATTTAATGTCAATTAAAAATCTTGGTAACATTAAGAAGTATTCAAAATGCTAACACTTTTAAACCTATAAAACTTGTTTATGTTTGGGCAataatcttatattttaaaacagcttATATATTATCAAAAGCACATAAGTGAAGAGCCCAGAAGTAGTCATGTTGGAGACTAATGAAAATTAGACAATAATGTAAATTGAACTAAAATACTAGCATTGTACCTTAACTGGTGTTTACCTTGTTTAATTGCATTAGTGTTTTGACAATGGactgaaaaaaaagtctcttgacaTTCCTCCTACAGTGCTACACAGGGCTGTGTATATgatgaaatattgaaaaatagaCTTCCTCcagattccctttttaaaaaattctctaagtTTATCTAGGATTAGCTCACTCTTTTCAGATGGAATTGGATTTTCTACCTTTACTTATAAATCTACACAGTGTAGTTTAGAAAATATTAACTCTATAAATGTGAAATCAGTTTAAAACATCTGAGTATTTAAGttctcatttttttgttgtttttgaaacAAAGTTTCAGAGTGCTATTTTATGATGGTTCTAATTTTGGTAGTTCTTTTATGCACCCTCCCCATTTTTTTGGTTAACAGATAGAGGAGACTCTTCAGATGATGTGTCTAGTGGTGACTGTATAATAGACTGGCTTAACTGTTCTGGACAAACTGAAAATATGACAAGTGGACAAAGAGAAAACCAATCTTGGAGAGAAGACAGCCAAATTAATCCTAAAAGTGATCAGTTCATATTcagtttagaaataaatgttaacCTTGATAATGGGAGTCCAAATCCAGAGAATGAATATGTAGCATCTGCAAGACTTCCcagaagagaaaatatggaagaCAGCCAAAGGCAATTGGAAAATCCACaatctgaataaatatttacaagacCCTCTATGTCTGAACAAGATACAACTGAAACATTAATGGAATTCCCACCTACCAGAAGTCAGAGAAGAGCAAGAAGTAGGAGCCCAGAGTATCGGAGACCCAGAGCAAGAATTGAAAGTTGGTCGCCTCCACGTTCACTTAGGGAAATTGTACAAAGAATTAATCATAGTATACCATCTCAGAATTTTGAGCAGCCTCTGCTAAGTGAGAATGCGAGATTTTCTAGAACTGAGCACCAAGAAATACTGAGATAGCAAATGACTGGATTTGAGTTGCAAAATAGTAGTCTTATTGAAACTTCTAGAACAAGGAATGCCGTTCATGGAGAAAATTCTCCAGATACAACCAGCGGTGGTGAATCTTGGGGGATGAGGGAAATATATCCAACCATACCCTTCAATCTTGAAGTAGGACAAGTTCATTCTGGAGCATATTCTCAGAGAGACAGCAGAGCTAGTAGAACTCAGTTAACATCTGAGACACCAAACAACACTGTCACTTCTGAAAGTGAACGATGACTGAGGCAAATGTATTCACATTTTGAGCAGGCAGATGTGAGAGCTTATGTCAATACCATCAGAAATCCCATTTGTAGAATTTTAAATACTAGCTTAAATGATACAACATCTGTTCCAATTCAGAGCTTGTTAAGGCAGACAATGACAGAATTTAGTAACTCAAGTAACCTTATGGACAGTGTCAGTAATTTAGAGCATAGTGTCTCACCTCCAAGTCAAAACATGGAATGGCCAGAGTCACCTAATGGTAGTACTAGTGGTATATTTGGTTCTGATTCAAATCCTAGCTATGATACCCATTCAAGTTCCACACTGATTTGTCATTCAAGCCCCAATTGTATGTCTAGTTCCAGTTCTAGTCCTATTTCCAGTTCCAGCTCAagtgatgaaaattcaggaattaTCTCACTGATGTGTGAAGGCAGTGAAGaaacaaacttatcatcagaCTTATCATCAGAGACCAGCCAAGGGGGTAGACAAATTATCCTAGTAATATTTGATGAAAGTGACTCTGGGTCCTCCCATAATCTGCAACAGTTTTTCCTCTTAAATGAAGATGATCTATACCAAACTACAGGACTCACCAAAGAACAGATTGACAACTTGGCTGTAAGATCTTTTGGTGAAAATGATGCACTAAAAGCCTGCAGCATTTGCCTTACAGAGTACACAGAAAACAGCAAGCTTCGCATACTACCTTGCTCCCATGAATATCACATTCACTGCATTGATCGCTGGCTGTCTGAGAACTCTACCTGTCTGATTTGTCGTGGGCAAGTAGTGGATTCCAATGAGAGTGAAAATCCTAATTGAGATCTGAATTCTCAGCTATATAAagtgttatagggcttccctggtggctcagtggttgagagtccacctgccgacgcaggggacacgggttcatgccctgctccgggaagatcccacatgccgtggagcggctgggcccatgagccatatgTAACAATCTGAACTGAATCACTAGTTCCTGAAGGAATTATTGGGCTTTCCCCAATTTCTGTTccataataaaaggaaatattaaaaagtcaaaCAATATTGTTCAATctgacaataaaaattaatttcacaccATACCAGTTCACtgaatttcaataaaaacttagCATGTGCACTGGGTTGGGATGTTCTTGATTCTATGGGAGAAATGTCTTAATATGATATAATGAATCTAGATAGATCCTAGTAGTATTATCTAGTCATGTAAATCCCAGACATCTCTTAGCCCTGTTCAATCCTGGTTgtgcatgcaaagaaacagaaacccaaCCAAATATCAATAATTAAGAAGCAATTTAAGACTACATTAGAGTCATTCACATAAAGAAGTCATGTTACACTCATAGAATGCCATAAAAAGCTTTGAAACCCTTCTCTTCCTATCTCTCTCCACAGCAGTTTATCCCACCTCCCTAACACTACCTTAAAGTTTCTCCTATTCCCCACGACCAATGTATCAGTCAGTTCTAGCTAAAAACTGATGgcacactttaaaagagtgatgGAATAGCATTTAATGAAGAGACTAAAGTGTGTAAAGAATGAAGGGAAACCAAGAGATGATGAAGTACCCTGAGGCTAGCAATTGTGAGAAGCCAGTATTATAACCACTAGGTTTGAAGGGGCATAGAGAGATAGCAGTTCCTGCAACCCAGAATGTCTTATTAGAGTTGTAGTAGGAGCCCACCCAACAAAAGATGTAACCTTAGAAAATGGCATCCACTGCCAACCTAAAGTTTGGAAGGGGGCAGATCATGGAAATAAATACCCTTACCTTCTTTCCTCCTGACTtctaatcccttgtcagtagtTCATATTAACCAAACCCAacctgaagacacagagagactggTCGATGAAGCTGATAAAGGTCAGCCTCCTGGAATCACGGAGCAGGGTTAAGAAGGATGGCGAGTAGATCTGGTAAGCAAATCAGAGACCATCTACCACAACCAGTATTCCCAACTCTCTTCAAACCCAGCCTGTGTatgctttcttgcctcttccacttCCGCTTGTTCTCTATTCCACTCTATGACTCAGCTCTTTAACAACCCtctctattttcctttcatttacattttcatttataatcttgtatttttaaaagtgataagaTGACAAAGCCTTAGAACTTAATTACCTTTCTCTTAAACATGTCACACTTTGATTTGTTGTGATTGTAAACAACTAAGGAAAAAGGGCAGTTATAcgtatgtctttaatttttgcttcttaaatatattcaagcttcaatttctttctatatatgtttagttcacataattaatttttaaaacagattctgATTTCTTATAAAGGGTTTTATGGTTTATATATGACTCTTAATCCTTGTGTGAATGACCCAAAGTACCCAATTGCTGCTTGGAGCCTCACAAGCTGCAATATGAAAGCCTTAAAGGTAAAGCTTGGCTTCAAAAACCATGTCTACATAGTTCAATTCTAATTGTCCCCAGTAAAACCTCCACCCAAAACCCTGAGTATTTGAAATCAAAATTTAGGTCATGCTTCCTTCCAACCTAAACATAGTGAAGGATTTTTCTCCTATTTCACCCTGAAAACTATTTTTGGGGGGTTGTATTG is drawn from Mesoplodon densirostris isolate mMesDen1 chromosome 14, mMesDen1 primary haplotype, whole genome shotgun sequence and contains these coding sequences:
- the LOC132501365 gene encoding LOW QUALITY PROTEIN: E3 ubiquitin-protein ligase RLIM-like (The sequence of the model RefSeq protein was modified relative to this genomic sequence to represent the inferred CDS: substituted 3 bases at 3 genomic stop codons); translation: MENSDSNDEGYGVSAQRISQTDRLVREKDFSRFVNNLSEEDYKFMRDNNLLSIPGESTEEELLRRLQLIKENAQDSDENTDRGDSSDDVSSGDCIIDWLNCSGQTENMTSGQRENQSWREDSQINPKSDQFIFSLEINVNLDNGSPNPENEYVASARLPRRENMEDSQRQLENPQSEXIFTRPSMSEQDTTETLMEFPPTRSQRRARSRSPEYRRPRARIESWSPPRSLREIVQRINHSIPSQNFEQPLLSENARFSRTEHQEILRXQMTGFELQNSSLIETSRTRNAVHGENSPDTTSGGESWGMREIYPTIPFNLEVGQVHSGAYSQRDSRASRTQLTSETPNNTVTSESERXLRQMYSHFEQADVRAYVNTIRNPICRILNTSLNDTTSVPIQSLLRQTMTEFSNSSNLMDSVSNLEHSVSPPSQNMEWPESPNGSTSGIFGSDSNPSYDTHSSSTLICHSSPNCMSSSSSSPISSSSSSDENSGIISLMCEGSEETNLSSDLSSETSQGGRQIILVIFDESDSGSSHNLQQFFLLNEDDLYQTTGLTKEQIDNLAVRSFGENDALKACSICLTEYTENSKLRILPCSHEYHIHCIDRWLSENSTCLICRGQVVDSNESENPN